The Exiguobacterium acetylicum genome includes a window with the following:
- a CDS encoding DUF6148 family protein, whose protein sequence is MPLERARLHLDAWYKAELAVSTGQSYTIGSRSLTRANLKEIRGQIAYWEKRVGSMQGVRRRRAKRIIPRDL, encoded by the coding sequence ATGCCATTAGAACGAGCCCGGTTACATCTGGACGCGTGGTATAAAGCAGAATTAGCGGTCTCAACCGGACAGAGCTACACGATTGGATCTCGTTCGTTGACACGGGCGAACCTGAAAGAAATCCGAGGGCAAATCGCGTATTGGGAAAAGCGTGTCGGCTCGATGCAAGGCGTCAGACGACGACGTGCGAAGCGGATTATCCCACGTGACTTATGA
- a CDS encoding phage terminase large subunit family protein, which yields MAAKRRSKNTEALFRDIIRGTLPPPPDLTVSEWADAYRKLSSESSAEPGQWRTDRAPYQRAIMDAVNDPELEKIVIMSSAQVGKTELILNTLGYHIDFDPAPIMIMQPTVALAQSFSKERLAPMIRDTPAIKNKVSDAKSRDSGNTTLQKSFPGGYVAMVGANAPSGLASRPIRILLADEIDRFPVSAGTEGDPLSLAEKRTNNFYNRKKIFVSTPTNKGSSRIEVEYELSTKERWNLACPSCGEFQPLKWAQIIFDSHSAACEHCGAVHNEYEWKSQPGKWVQENPGARSRGFHLNELVSPWKKWQEIIAEFLEAKKKGQEAMKVWVNTSLGETWEEEGEEVDADGLDGRRERYVAEVPEGVSILTAAVDTQDDRFEIEVVGWGRGKESWGIEYQVIYGDLNQPQIWNDLDEYLSRTWSKQDGRRFGISCTCMDSGGHFTQEVYRFTKARETRRIYAIKGKSAKPGDYTPLVAGYSRTKVAKALLVSLGVDDGKARIMSNLQLEEAGPNYCHFPEGRGYGTEYFKGLTAERLETRYEKGIPYKVWRKVRNRNEPLDVRVYNIAALEILNPNLEKEYAVGTVKRKKKRRKSTRGVT from the coding sequence GTGGCCGCCAAACGAAGAAGTAAGAATACGGAAGCGTTGTTTCGTGACATCATACGTGGCACGCTACCGCCTCCACCGGACCTTACCGTTTCTGAATGGGCGGACGCCTATCGCAAGCTGTCATCGGAATCCTCGGCAGAACCCGGACAATGGCGGACGGATCGGGCACCGTATCAACGTGCCATCATGGATGCCGTCAATGATCCGGAACTTGAGAAGATCGTCATCATGTCGAGTGCGCAGGTCGGAAAAACAGAATTGATCCTGAATACACTCGGCTACCATATCGACTTCGATCCGGCACCGATCATGATCATGCAGCCGACGGTCGCACTCGCACAAAGTTTCTCGAAAGAACGACTGGCGCCGATGATTCGGGATACGCCAGCCATCAAAAATAAAGTCTCGGACGCAAAGAGTCGTGACAGTGGAAACACCACGTTGCAGAAATCGTTTCCGGGTGGCTACGTCGCGATGGTCGGAGCCAATGCACCAAGTGGACTGGCGTCTCGTCCGATTCGAATCCTATTAGCCGATGAGATTGACCGGTTCCCTGTCTCAGCAGGGACAGAAGGTGACCCGTTATCGCTAGCAGAGAAACGGACGAACAACTTCTACAACCGGAAAAAGATTTTCGTATCGACGCCGACTAACAAAGGGAGTTCACGAATCGAGGTCGAGTACGAACTGAGTACGAAAGAACGATGGAATCTAGCGTGTCCATCTTGCGGAGAGTTCCAACCGTTGAAATGGGCACAGATCATCTTCGATTCACATTCGGCTGCGTGCGAACATTGCGGAGCGGTCCACAATGAATATGAATGGAAATCGCAACCCGGTAAATGGGTGCAAGAGAACCCCGGCGCACGTAGCCGGGGTTTTCATTTGAACGAGCTCGTTTCCCCGTGGAAGAAATGGCAAGAAATCATCGCTGAATTCCTTGAAGCGAAGAAAAAAGGACAGGAAGCGATGAAAGTATGGGTCAACACCTCACTCGGTGAGACATGGGAAGAAGAGGGCGAAGAAGTGGACGCGGATGGACTGGATGGACGACGTGAACGATACGTTGCGGAAGTACCGGAGGGCGTCAGCATCTTGACGGCAGCCGTCGATACGCAGGATGACCGGTTCGAGATCGAAGTCGTCGGTTGGGGACGTGGCAAAGAATCATGGGGCATCGAGTACCAAGTCATATATGGTGACTTGAACCAGCCGCAGATTTGGAACGATCTCGACGAATACCTCTCACGAACGTGGTCGAAGCAAGACGGACGTCGATTCGGGATTAGCTGTACCTGCATGGACTCCGGTGGTCACTTCACGCAAGAGGTCTATCGCTTCACGAAAGCTCGTGAAACCCGTCGGATCTATGCCATCAAAGGAAAATCAGCGAAGCCGGGGGATTACACACCACTCGTCGCAGGTTATTCCCGGACGAAGGTGGCGAAAGCCCTACTCGTCAGTCTTGGTGTTGATGACGGCAAGGCGCGGATCATGTCCAATCTACAACTCGAAGAAGCAGGACCGAACTATTGTCACTTCCCAGAAGGACGTGGATATGGAACGGAATACTTCAAAGGACTCACGGCAGAACGCCTCGAGACGCGGTACGAAAAAGGGATTCCATACAAGGTATGGCGTAAGGTCAGAAACCGAAACGAACCACTCGACGTTCGTGTCTACAATATTGCGGCATTAGAGATCCTGAACCCGAACTTGGAGAAAGAATATGCCGTCGGGACGGTCAAACGGAAGAAAAAACGACGGAAGTCGACGAGAGGAGTGACGTGA
- a CDS encoding Panacea domain-containing protein, whose translation MNSIDVANYIVTKQIENGNLTNTISLQKIIYLVNAKFMQEKDESVPLFDDQLQKWKYGPVSPEVYHEYKLFGAMDISMLPTSQFFYWEKEDFVRELTENKGISSELLDEWIDEFTDAERFDLVDLTHEHNCWKVDSDKIKNGEQNIPYDYNEIFQEMKSNPDLFFKGTN comes from the coding sequence ATGAATTCAATTGATGTTGCTAATTACATTGTCACAAAACAAATCGAAAACGGGAATTTAACGAATACGATTTCACTGCAAAAAATCATATACTTGGTAAATGCTAAGTTTATGCAGGAAAAAGATGAATCGGTTCCTTTATTCGATGATCAACTTCAGAAGTGGAAATATGGTCCGGTATCACCTGAGGTATACCATGAGTACAAGCTGTTCGGAGCGATGGATATTTCAATGTTACCAACATCTCAATTTTTCTATTGGGAAAAAGAAGATTTTGTTAGAGAATTAACTGAGAATAAAGGTATATCTAGTGAGTTATTGGACGAATGGATTGATGAATTTACTGATGCAGAAAGATTTGATTTAGTTGATCTTACTCATGAACACAATTGTTGGAAGGTTGACTCAGATAAAATAAAAAATGGTGAACAAAATATTCCTTATGACTATAATGAAATTTTTCAAGAAATGAAAAGTAATCCTGACTTGTTTTTCAAAGGTACAAACTAA
- a CDS encoding helix-turn-helix domain-containing protein: MGHTQLIDHISHNTAIQRLDKRPEPAMPEGTKRYFHHPFGMAYRINNEWVPCPGYGGDTVIPQPPEDRERMPATEWRPKKPETVPIIAHKVPRPSREELERFVVKHGMSLAEIGRRKHCSATTVHNWFKQYKLETPAERRKYLKEN; the protein is encoded by the coding sequence ATGGGTCATACTCAGCTGATTGATCACATTTCGCACAATACAGCGATTCAACGGTTAGACAAGCGACCAGAACCAGCAATGCCAGAAGGAACGAAGCGCTACTTCCATCATCCGTTCGGCATGGCGTATCGGATCAACAATGAATGGGTACCGTGTCCGGGATATGGAGGGGATACGGTCATCCCGCAGCCACCAGAAGATCGCGAACGAATGCCTGCAACAGAGTGGCGTCCGAAGAAACCAGAGACCGTTCCAATCATCGCGCACAAAGTACCTAGACCTTCTCGAGAAGAACTGGAACGCTTCGTCGTGAAACATGGCATGTCGTTAGCAGAGATCGGTCGTCGGAAACACTGCAGCGCGACAACGGTCCATAACTGGTTCAAACAATACAAGCTTGAGACACCTGCGGAACGGCGGAAGTATTTAAAGGAGAATTAA
- a CDS encoding replication terminator protein: protein MSQPKINLNEFANGALAERVNIAMNEVYANIADQNTDPTKKRKVVITMVLSADEERDLAMVDIEVKTALTPARSVGSKIIIDTNAAGQVVGQELKSGSPGQMMISPDGEIVNDIGTPIDMVEQAHDLPDAELVHDGNVIDFRAPSSAQQ from the coding sequence ATGTCACAACCTAAAATCAACCTGAATGAGTTCGCGAACGGCGCACTCGCTGAACGTGTCAACATCGCCATGAACGAGGTCTACGCGAACATTGCGGACCAGAACACGGATCCAACGAAGAAACGCAAGGTCGTCATCACGATGGTCTTATCGGCAGATGAAGAACGCGACCTCGCGATGGTCGACATCGAAGTCAAGACGGCGTTGACACCAGCACGATCGGTCGGCTCGAAAATCATCATCGATACGAATGCTGCAGGTCAGGTCGTTGGCCAAGAACTCAAGTCGGGTTCACCTGGACAGATGATGATCTCGCCAGACGGTGAAATCGTCAACGATATCGGAACACCGATCGATATGGTCGAACAAGCGCATGATTTACCGGATGCCGAGCTGGTTCATGACGGGAACGTCATCGACTTCCGCGCACCATCATCCGCACAGCAGTAA
- a CDS encoding phage antirepressor KilAC domain-containing protein produces the protein MKMPKDLQLEHIMSSGKTMTTTAVAREYGMTARKLNQLLETAGIQRKVDRNWELCTAHQQRGLVTINEFPFMHSNGQLDATVTMKWTQIGRLLIHDIIHNQLN, from the coding sequence ATGAAGATGCCAAAGGACCTACAACTCGAACACATCATGTCGAGCGGAAAGACGATGACGACGACAGCCGTCGCCCGGGAATACGGGATGACCGCTCGAAAGCTGAACCAGCTACTCGAGACAGCCGGCATCCAGCGCAAGGTCGATCGGAACTGGGAACTTTGTACCGCGCATCAACAACGCGGACTCGTCACGATCAATGAGTTTCCCTTCATGCATTCGAACGGTCAACTGGATGCGACCGTCACGATGAAATGGACTCAGATCGGACGACTCCTGATCCATGACATCATCCACAACCAATTAAACTAA
- a CDS encoding Holliday junction resolvase RecU: MHLTHVNYKNRGKRFETMLDNTIRTYALQKRAHFRKTFPEVKLLLGPKGQVRKYWFERSGGLDYIGLYANRFISFDAKSTQSKTSFPLANVEVHQFDELRRVQDYGGISFLLIHFETLNETYYLFANDALDWANQTERKSIPYEWFKNHTSRVLQGRHVLLDYLAIIDLRNEQEQAFDAQESTGKVK; this comes from the coding sequence ATGCATCTGACACACGTGAATTACAAGAACCGCGGCAAACGCTTCGAGACGATGCTCGACAACACGATCCGGACGTATGCCTTACAAAAACGAGCGCACTTCCGCAAGACGTTCCCAGAAGTGAAACTCCTACTCGGTCCTAAGGGGCAGGTACGGAAATACTGGTTCGAGCGATCAGGTGGACTCGATTACATCGGACTGTACGCCAACCGCTTCATCAGCTTCGATGCCAAGTCGACGCAAAGCAAGACCTCATTCCCACTCGCGAACGTCGAGGTACATCAATTCGACGAACTGCGACGGGTGCAAGACTACGGAGGCATCAGCTTCTTGTTGATCCATTTCGAAACACTCAACGAGACATATTACCTGTTTGCCAACGACGCCTTGGACTGGGCGAATCAGACCGAACGGAAGTCGATTCCCTACGAGTGGTTCAAAAATCACACGTCACGTGTCCTACAAGGTCGTCACGTCCTTTTAGACTACTTAGCCATCATCGACCTACGCAACGAGCAGGAACAGGCGTTCGATGCGCAAGAATCGACAGGCAAAGTCAAGTGA
- a CDS encoding DnaD domain protein — MSIMRIQKKDNYVVIDKTLLNNRELSWKAKGLHSYLMSLPDDWRVQETDLVKRSKDGKESTRSAIKELTEAGYIKRVAVREKGKFKSWEFVVYEVPTFDDEPAEQSEEIDSPEGEESNRVDPPEQQQPDAPESENPKVVPPESGKPELEKPEVGKPDLDNPPLLSNKGTKEPKELKKEVVVDAGAKQDATTELIEFYKQNIEPLAPPFTIEKILDDIESYGVELVRFAIETATLSNVRKYSYIAGILTTWEQAGIKTVEQARHQANEFRERQRTRGNKRQGGSSGMKAPSWLEGEKKKQQEHEAKQKAEAAATVPDEEELNAILQDLKGMEQR; from the coding sequence CAACAGAGAGCTCAGTTGGAAAGCGAAAGGGCTGCATAGTTACCTGATGTCCTTACCAGATGACTGGAGAGTCCAAGAAACGGATCTCGTCAAACGTTCCAAAGATGGCAAGGAAAGTACACGATCGGCAATCAAGGAATTGACTGAGGCAGGGTACATCAAACGAGTTGCGGTGCGAGAAAAGGGCAAGTTCAAGTCTTGGGAATTCGTCGTCTACGAGGTTCCGACGTTCGACGATGAACCAGCAGAACAATCTGAAGAGATTGACTCTCCCGAAGGAGAAGAATCGAATCGGGTGGATCCACCTGAACAGCAGCAACCTGATGCACCAGAATCGGAAAACCCGAAAGTGGTTCCACCAGAATCGGGAAAACCAGAACTGGAAAAACCAGAAGTGGGAAAACCAGATCTGGATAACCCGCCACTACTAAGTAATAAAGGTACTAAAGAACCAAAAGAACTAAAAAAAGAAGTAGTAGTAGACGCGGGCGCGAAGCAGGACGCAACGACGGAACTGATTGAGTTCTACAAGCAAAACATCGAACCCCTTGCTCCACCGTTCACGATTGAAAAGATCCTCGATGACATCGAAAGCTACGGCGTCGAGTTGGTTCGGTTCGCCATCGAGACAGCGACACTGTCGAACGTCCGAAAGTATTCTTACATCGCCGGCATCCTCACGACTTGGGAGCAAGCAGGGATCAAGACGGTCGAACAGGCACGTCATCAGGCGAACGAGTTCAGGGAACGACAAAGGACTCGGGGCAACAAACGACAAGGTGGCTCATCTGGCATGAAAGCACCATCATGGCTCGAAGGCGAGAAGAAAAAACAGCAAGAGCATGAAGCGAAGCAAAAAGCAGAAGCCGCAGCCACGGTACCCGACGAAGAAGAACTCAACGCCATCTTGCAAGACTTGAAGGGAATGGAGCAGCGATGA